In a genomic window of Dermochelys coriacea isolate rDerCor1 chromosome 11, rDerCor1.pri.v4, whole genome shotgun sequence:
- the SP5 gene encoding transcription factor Sp5 yields MAAVAVLRNDSLQAFLQDRTPSASPDLAKHSPLALLAATCSRIGQPGAAPSDFLQVSYDPALGSPSRIFHPWSSEMPAHSPGGLPPPHPSLGLTPQKSHLQPSFGGAHELPLTPPADPSYAYEFSPVKMLPSSMAALPSSCPPAYVPYAAQAALPPGYSNLLPPPQPCRQLSPNPAPEDIPWWSLQQAGAPGGCGHRFPAAALPRSLVLGPSDLAQYQTQIAALLQTKSPLAATARRCRRCRCPNCQAAAGSAPEAEPGRKKQHICHIPGCGKVYGKTSHLKAHLRWHTGERPFVCNWLFCGKSFTRSDELQRHLRTHTGEKRFACPVCNKRFMRSDHLAKHVKTHQNKKLKAAGDGVKREDTRGL; encoded by the exons ATGGCCGCAGTGGCCGTCCTCCGGAACGACTCCCTGCAGGCTTTCCTCCAG GATCGCACCCCCAGCGCCTCTCCAGACTTGGCGAAGCACTCGCCCCTGGCGCTCTTGGCCGCCACCTGTAGCCGGATCGGACAGCCGGGCGCCGCCCCTTCGGATTTCCTGCAGGTCTCCTACGACCCAGCTCTGGGATCCCCATCCAGGATTTTCCACCCGTGGAGTAGCGAGATGCCAGCCCATTCCCCCGGGGGACTCCCCCCTCCgcatcccagcctggggctcACCCCCCAGAAGAGCCACCTGCAGCCTTCCTTCGGGGGCGCTCACGagctgcccctcacccccccggcTGACCCCTCCTACGCCTATGAGTTCTCCCCAGTCAAGATGCTTCCTTCCTCCATGGCCGCCTTACCCTCCAGCTGCCCCCCGGCCTACGTCCCCTACGCCGCCCAGGCCGCCCTGCCTCCCGGCTACTCCAACCTGCTGcccccgccgcagccctgcagGCAGCTCTCCCCCAACCCGGCCCCCGAGGACATCCCCTGGTGGAGCCTCCAGCAAGCGGGGGCGCCGGGCGGCTGCGGCCACCGCTTCCCTGCCGCCGCCCTGCCGAGGAGCCTGGTGCTGGGCCCCTCGGACCTGGCCCAGTACCAGACGCAGATCGCCGCCCTGCTGCAGACCAAGTCACCCCTGGCGGCCACGGCCCGGCGCTGCCGCCGCTGCCGCTGCCCCAACTGCCAGGCGGCGGCGGGCAGCGCCCCGGAGGCGGAGCCGGGCCGGAAGAAGCAGCACATCTGCCACATCCCGGGCTGCGGCAAGGTCTACGGCAAGACCTCGCACCTGAAGGCGCATCTGCGCTGGCACACGGGCGAGCGGCCCTTCGTCTGCAACTGGCTCTTCTGCGGCAAGAGCTTCACGCGCTCGGACGAGCTGCAGCGGCACCTGCGGACTCACACGGGCGAGAAGCGCTTCGCCTGCCCCGTGTGCAACAAGCGCTTCATGCGCAGCGACCACCTGGCCAAGCACGTGAAGACCCACCAGAACAAGAAGCTCAAAGCCGCGGGCGACGGCGTCAAGCGGGAGGACACGCGGGGCCTGTGA